From Polynucleobacter ibericus:
CTTCATCAAAATCACGAAGCTGGCCAACTTTTGCGCAAAAAATGCCCAAATTTGAAGCCAGATGATTTACGAGTGAGTTATCAAACAGATATTTGGCGTAGAAAAGCACTTATAAAAACTCAGCTTGGGTCTCTGGAGTACGCATTAGACAGTGGCTTTATTTATTCTCAATTAAATGATCGTGTGTCCAGTATTAAAGTGCTGGAATTAGAAATTGAGCTCAAAGCGGGTGAGCCTCTCGATGTTCTTTCCCATGCAAAAAATCTGATCAAGAATCATGGCGCTTATATAGATACCCGAAGCAAATCCGAGCGTGGATTTTTGTTGGCCAATGGTTTACAGGCTAGTCCTGCAATGAGGGCCAAAGTAATATCCCTAAATAAGGCGAAGAATGCACAAGAAATTATTGTCTGCTTAATTGATTCGTGTCTGCAGCAAGTGTTGGCAAACCAGAGCGCACTGAATGCTGGGTTAGATCAGTATTCAGAATATCTACATCAACTGAGGGTTGGGTTGCGCAGACTGAAGGTGCTCTTCAAGTATTTAGCCAGGCATGACATTCATTTAGGGGATGAGGGGCTTGAGGCATTCAAGAGGGCTTTCGATCAGCTGGGAAGCTATAGAGACGGCGATTATGTGACAGGCACGTTAAATCCAATTCTTTTATCCCTCGGAGGCCCTGAAATTAAGCTTGCCAGCATCAAGGAATTACCAAACCCTTGTTTTATTACAAAAAATAGTGAGTTTCAATTGCTGTTGGTAGATGTAATGTCGATTAGCTATTTTGGCGCTTCCATAAGTACTGACCCAAAAGATAGAAGGGGCGATAAAGAGGAAGTAAGGCTAGTCAGAAAAACGATCAATAAACTATTGGATGGTGGATTTTCTTTTGTGGCAGATAGGGCATCGCGATTTTCTAAATTGCAAGACGATCAAATTCATTCTGTCAGAAAAAAGATGAAATTTATACGCTACTCCCTAGAATTTTTTAGGGACTATTGCAATAAGAGCAAGTACGCAAAGTTTAATAAATCAATAGCGGATGCGCTAGAATATTTCGGATTATTTAATGATATGTGCGTAGCAATTTCGCGCATTGAGGCTCTTACGCAAGATGATCCTAATATGCTATTTGCGCTCGGTTGGCTAAAGGCTGAGCGTCAACGAGTTAGATCACTATGTGGAAAAAGTCTTAAGAAGCTTGTACGTATGGGTCCAGCTTGGGGGGCTTAAGACGCTGAACGCCTAAATATGGCGATAACGAGTAGTCACAGTTGTAGATAACTTAATTACAAACGCTTCTGAATTAAAACAATGTCATAAGTGTAGAAGCAGCCATTTCCAATTAAACCAAAGACAGCTTATGCAGGCGCAAGCTTTATATCACCTCATTAATGGTGGTTTAACTATTTAATTTCACAATTTGGTGCAGTTTATAGTAATTCTGTCATGAACACTCTATACAGTGAAAGCATTGAAGTCTATTGGTCAGAGAAATATTGATGGTTGTGATTTTATGAAGAAGAATATTTTGGATGTTTTGAAGGAAATTAAAGCGGGGGTAATTAAATCTATTCAATTGAATAGCCAAAAACCTGTTACCACTATTGCTCAAGACGTTCATGATGTTGAGATATGCGTTCACGAACCTGCTATTGAGTTTGTGCCCATTGAGGATAATTCTGTAATAAGCTGTCAGCCATTAAGAATGGCGGTTAGCACTCCGCCGGAGACTAGATTTTTTAAGATTGAGGATCCGGAATATCCTCGAAAAATTGCCTACACCGTATCGGGTGATATGGATGGAGATAATATTTTAATTTGTCTCCCTGGATTACTCGAGACCAAAGAATCATTCATGGTCATTCATGCTTATTTTCTTAAATTTGAAAATTGTAAAGTCATTAGTGTCGATTTTTCGGGCAGAGGTGAGTCTGACTACATTAAGGAGTATGGCGATTACAAAATGTCACTATATCTATCCGATATAAGTAAGTTAATTCAAGGCGCTATTTTGAATGAGGGTAGGTCGAAAAAAAAGATTACTGTCCTTGGAACCAGCATGGGCGGGGTCTTAGCTATGTACCTTACCAAAATATTGAGCAAAAAAATTGATGGAATCATCTTGAATGATATTGCGCTGACAGTTAATTGGACTTCCCTATACGCTCTGTATAAATCGATGAAAAATGATCTGGGCTTCAAGGAGGTGCGGGAACTGGCGAAAGATTTAAGCGTTGATTTAAAAGCCATTTCTGATGTTCAGCTTCCTGGGCATTTTGATCTTTCATACAAAGCAGATGTTTGGGGTATGAACTTTCATGAGGCCCTAGAGGGCTTTAAAGGAAAAGTGGGCTTGATTTATGGTGCAGAGTCCAAGATTTGTACTAAGCAGCGCGTAGAAGGTGCCAAGAGCTTTATCCCACAGATAGAAACCCTTGAAGTTCCGAATGCAGGGCATCCAGCGCCATTTAATCTTTTAGTCTGCGACTTTATCCAATCTCAGATAGGCGTTTAATCCTCCGGCATCCTATCTAATTTATAAACACCATTTTTTAATTCAGAAATGGTTTTACCCATTTCTGAGAGCATCATTCTCTGCCTTTTTTCAATTAGTAGTTTTTTGACTTTGAATTCTTCGCTGCATTCAAAGTCAGGGTCGTTTAGTTCTTTTTCCTTGGGTGGTTTCATGCAAATAGTCCTTAAAAAACTCAGCCGAAGCTAAGATAAGTCGTCATGACAAGGCGCATTTCTTATGGGCGGTAATTCCATCATCCGTCTTAAATATTGCGAATTGATGAAATGCTTATGAATTTTTTGAGTGTTTACCCTCAAATACAAATCCCCAGGATCCGAGTTTGCATGCGATTAGGGTTGGTTAATAACAAGAGTTTCTCTGGCACTAAATCTGGTGAGTTTTAGCTCCTTTGCCATTCCTCCGCCATTTTTTTCTTTAATGACTCAATAATTAAGCAATCCAAATCATGCTGAGAATTCCGTATCAAGCGAAATCCATTATTGGCGGTGAATGCATCAATGCATCAAATAAGTATAATTATGACGAAATTGATATAAGTAATAAATCTCCATAATGTCCCGCAATGGTTACTGGAAACTCTTTGCGCAATCAACGTAATGAAAGTAGAAAATGATTAAAAAGACTGCGCTGAGTTTGGTGTCTGCCTCGCTCATTTCAATGGGTTGCACAACTACCGTTCCCAATGCCGTTCCAGTTGCTCAAGCTGGAGATAGCACTTTAAGCTGCGATGCCATTACAAATGAGATGCAGCAAATGATTGCTGCCCAACTGCAAGCAAATGGCGATAAAAATAGACAAACGGGAACCAATGCCGCACTGGGGGTTGCTGGAATATTTACTCTTGGGATTCCCTGGTTCTTTATGAATATCGGTGATACACCCACCATAGAAGAGCGTGCTGCTAGGGCGCGATATGAGCGCCTGCAACAAATGGGGATAGATCGTAATTGTCCTCCAGCCCCTTATCAGCCGGCCAATACTAGTCAAGCTAGCGATCAGGCAACTCCAGCTCCTGCAGTTGCCCCTGTTGCACCTATAGCTTCTAGCGCTCCAACGAGCGTATCTTCAGGGTCGAATGTCAATAATTCAAGTGCGTTAAAAACACTAGAGGAGTTAAACGTAATGCTTCAAAAAGGCTTAATTACGACTCAAGAGTACAACAAGAAGAAAGCAGAAATCTTAAAAAATATGTAATGAAGATATCGCTGTCTCAGTCAATAAAAAACCACCTGATGGTGGTTTTTTTCTTCACAAATATTTGCTCACTACTAAATCACTAGTTAGGCCCATTCACTGCCTGCATATAGCCCTGGATGTATTGCGGCGGCACAAACAGTTCTGTCTTAATTCCGGACTTGGAAGAAACAGTCATGATGAAGCCTTTCTTCATGCGATCTTTTAGGAAGGCTTCAGTTAATTGCACTGAGAGTACTTCTCTAAAGATGCAACCCCTGTCACCACATGCACCAGCTTCTCTGCCAACAACCTTGAATGTAGAGGCAGGGACACCTTCTTGTGATGCTGAATCGTAGTAACGCCATTGGGAGAAATAAGTCAGCTGTGCAACGAGTTCGTAAGACTTAGCGCCTTGCTTTGGCTGCTCAGCCCTGAGGCTAAACATTTGATAAGTATTGTTTTCATCCATCGAATTGATGGGAGGGCCTTGATAGGTTTTTCCACCAGTTACTGAGTTCGGCGTAATGATGGTTGAGTGATAGACGTCATTGATTTCCCAGCCGCTAATTTTTTTGTCATTCTGATTGCAGGCGATTAGACCAATACTGATTGCCAGCAATAAAACAACCCGATAGATGATGCGATGCATATAAAGCTCCTTAGTATCACCAAATCATACTATCCCTTGGGTTTGGAACTCAAATTCAGGGGCTTAGACGTATTTCCCGGTCAACCCACCATTCACTACCAGGCAGCCTCCTAACTACCCAGGAAGCCCCTTTATCTCTGGCAGCTCGTTCCTTATCGAGGCCATTTTCAGAGAACTTAATAGTCATCTAGCCGAATTCTTTATTAGGGAATGTCACTAGTAAATTACTATACTTCACAACTTCACAAGTTCACAACTTGTGATATAGTCTTAGAACTGGGAGATGAAATGAAGAGACAGATACCAAAAACACATCAAGCCTTGGAATGGGTAGGGAAGGGCCTGACTGCTGCTCAAGCAGCCAGAAAGATGCAAATTTCAGAATCCAGCGTGTATGCCGCTCTCAGAAAAACGAAGGCGAAAGAAGTGGGCTGTTGCCCAACATGTGGTTACAAAATAAGGAACTAAGATGAAAAAGACTCTATTAGCAGCCGTATCAATCTCTGTAGCTGCATTTGCCTATGCAAATACCAAGCCGTCAGATTCTTCTGAGTTAATCAATCAGCAGTGCAGGATCTCTGCTGAAGCCGTTTCCACGTTGAAGGGCTTGCGCTATGGCAACACTTCAATTCGCAAGGATGTATCTACCTTAATTAACGCCAGCTTAAAGACTCCAGAGAACCGGGATTTAGCGCAAAAGACCTTAAACCTGATGGTGGACGATAAAACTACGGATGTTAGAGGTCTGGAAGGAAAGTACTGCTCTTAAGGGGTTCAGTGAGATTGAATTAGTTGACTAATCACGCGCAATGTCCTGACTGTGGGAATATGCGGGCATTGTTTAATCAGTGTCCGCATTGTGGTTCTGACAATTTGCCAGTATTAAGCTCAGATACGATTGAGCTCAATATTAAGCAAGACGGACCTTACGTTGATGAGGCCTTAGATCGGCTAACGGAATATTTACGCAAATCCCTTGATCTTGGTATTAAAGCGATTGTATTGATTCATGGCTATGGATCAAGCGGTGAGGGTGGTCGCATCAAATGGGCCATTCACGATGCCCTGGAAAATAATCGTTATTCCGATAGGGTGGATGAATACTATTTTGGTGAGAGTGTTGCTTTTGGTAGCCAGGCTTATCACGCCTTACTGAAGCGTCGTCCAGGCCTAAAACCATACCTTAAGCGCTTTAAGGAAGGTAACGCTGGCATGACTGTTCTATTGCTAGGATCTCAGTCTAGAAGTGCTTAGAATAGGGTTATCGGTAACAACGACTTAATTTATTTAATACTTAGGAAATATCGCAATGACCGCTAAAAAGCTAGAGCAATCTCTGATGCATGAAGTTAAGTCAACAGGCGCTGAGCAGTTGATTGGCGAATTCAAATCCTTGATGGCTGATGCAGAAGCTTTAATTCAGGCAACTGAAGATCATCCAGGTGAGACGATTAGTTCTATTCGTAATAAGGCGCTAGAAACATTAGCTGGTGCCAAAGAGAGTCTCTCTAGTGTTGAGGGTCAGTTACTGGATAAAGCAAAAGTAGCCGCTGAAGGTGCGGATGATTTTGTACATCGCAATCCTTGGGAGGCTGTAGGTGTAGCAGCTGGCTTAGGTTTGCTGATTGGTTTATTTATTGGACGTCGCTAGATCGCTATGTCTCAAGAAAACTTACTATCCTCCATTAAAGGCCTTGCATCTACGGGAGCATCCATTGCTCAAACCCGATTAGAGCTTTTGTCATTGGACGTGCAAATAGCTAGAAGTAAATTCATTAGCTTGCTAGTCATGATTATTAGTGCCTTGTTCTTTTTATTCTTCGGCTTAGTGATGTTGGCACTATTGATTGTGATCTACAGCTGGGAGACGGACCGAATACTAGCCTTAGGTTTGCTGACTGGAGCCTTTTTATCAGTTGGTGTGATTCTGGCAATTCTAATTACTCAGTCCCTACGCAAGATGCCTAAATTATTTGAGGCTTCCATCACCGAATTAGCAAAAGACCGCGAAGCGCTATCCAAATGAGTGCCCAGTTAAAAGCCTTGGAGTCACGCCAGCATCAGTTAAAACTGCAGGCAGATCGAGAGCGTAAAGCATTTGCTGAGCATTTTGAAGCTTGGGAAAAGCCACTCTCCTGGGCTGACAAAGGGGTTGATGCCGTTCACTTTCTCAAAAACAACCCAGTGCTTTGGACGAGCGCATTTGCTGCCTTAGCGCATTACAAACCCAAGTTAGCAAGTAAAGTGCTAGCCGTAGGTTGGGGTGCTATGAAAATAGTCAAGAGCGCAAAAAAACTGCTCTAGCTTTTCAATACTGATTGATGGCTGATGCCATGTTGATTTAAGAGCTCGCTACCATTTAAGAAAGTAATTTCTAGCAAGGTAATTGCTCCCACAACTTCAAAGCCGGCACTACGAATTAATTTATCCGCCGCAATAATCGTGCCCCCGGTAGCCAGCACATCATCCATTAGCAAGACTCTGGCATCGCTAGGTAGCGTGGATTGCTGGATCTCCAAAGAATCCTTACCGTATTCCAGACCATAGGCCTCTCGGTGGCTAGCCAAAGGAAGCTTATTGGGCTTTCTCGCTAATGCCAGGCCTTTATGGCTATGGTGGGCTAGGGCAGAGCCAAAGATAAACCCCCGTGACTCAATCCCCAAGATATGGGTATAGTCAAACTGCTTGGCCAGATCATCTAACTGACGTATAGCCTCTTTAAAAGCACTTGGATCAGCAAGCAGAGGGGAGATGTCTCTAAATAGAACCCCGGGTTTTGGAAAATCAGGAACTCCGGGTAGATAATCTAATAAATTCATTGCCGACCAATATGAAAACAGAACTCCTTATTATTACCGCATTAGAGTCTGAGCTCAAGCGCGCAGCATTACCAAGCAGCGTCGAGATCGTCTACTCAGGTATTGGCAAAATCAATGCAGCTATTACTTCTTTAAATGCGATTCAGCAATTCTCACCAAAGAGAATCATCAACTTTGGCACTGTGGGAAAAATTAATCCTGATTTGCATGGTTTGCTAGAGATCGGGAAAGTGATTCAGCGCGATATGGATGCAGAGCCATTGGCGCCTCGTGGTAGTACGCCATTTTGCCCAAGACCCCAAGAATATCTTTCTACCGGACAGTTTTTATGCGGTTCAGGCGATAGCTTTGTCACCGGACGTGATCCCTGGTTGCTAAGTCAAGGTGTGGATGTGGTGGATATGGAGCTATATGCCATTGCAGCGATTGCCTATGATCACCACATACCTTGGCAGTCCTTTAAATACATTACTGACGATGCCAATGAAAACTCTGGCGATGATTGGCAGTCTAAGGTCCACCATGGCCAAGAGTTATTCTTGGAAAAGTTAATGCAAATGATTGATTGAGTTACGGGATATTTCTGTGAATGCATCAAAACCCTGGTTAAAACATTATCCTGAAGGCGTTCCTCATGAGTTGGGACCCTTAAGTCATTCATCCTTGAGTGAATTTATCGATGAGTGTTTCGATCGATTCCCTAATCGTCAGCTAATAGAGTCGATGGGAACCTTTTTTACTTATCGCCAAATTAATCAACTATCAACAGAATTTGCAACTTATCTACAAAGTTTGCAATTAGAAAAGGGTGCTCGCGTTGCACTCATGTACCCCAATGTGGTTGAGTATGTCATTGCGATGATCGGCACCCTGAAGGCAGGCTTTGTTGTGGTGAATATTAACCCGCTGTATACAGCCCGCGAACTAGAGGCTCAGTTACAAGATAGTGGCGCCTCTGTTTTAGTGTTGATGGAAAATTTCGCATCCACCTATCAACAAATAAAAGCACCATTCGCTCTTAAGACGGTCATCGTCAGCAGCCCCGGAGAATTACTAGGTCTCAAGGGCCATGTGATTAACTGGGTAGCTCGGCATATCAAAAAAATGATCCCACATTGGGAGTTTCCGCATACTCAATTTAAGGAAGCCCTAAAAATTGGCGGTGGAAAGACTTTTGTCCGGCCCCAAATTGGGCTGGATGACATTGCCTTTTTGCAATACACCGGCGGTACAACGGGTGTCTCTAAGGGCGCCGTATTGCTTCATCGCAATATTCTTTCGAATGTGATGCAAATTGAGGCTTGGCTTAAGCCAGCCCTCAAAAGTCGACCTGATCAACAGCTGGTTTTTTTATGTGCTTTACCGTTAACGCATATCTTTGCACTGACTGCTTGTGCGATGCTAGGTCTTGCCAAAGGCGGATTACTAGTGATGGTGGCAAACCCACGAGATATAAAAGGCTTTATTAAAATGCTGGCCAAGCATCCCAATATCCATATTTTTCCAGGTGTAAATACTTTATTTCATGCGCTGATTCACCGACCTGAATTTAAAAAGGTGAAGTTACCCAATTTATTGGTGACCATTGGTGGTGGTATGGCAGTGCAAAAGAAGACTGCAGACCATTGGCAGGCGATTACTGGAGTACCCATTGCCCAAGGCTATGGCCTCTCAGAAACATCCCCAGTGGTGTGTGTGAATAGCCCGCTAGAGCAGCATTTCACAGGTCATATTGGACCGCCGATTACGGGTACGGATGTGGCGATTTTAGGTGAAGACGGCGTGATGCTTCCTCATGGTACTCCTGGAGAGATATGCATTCGGGGGCCACAGGTCATGGCGGGATATTGGAATAACCCAGAAGAAACCAGTCTTTGTATGACTGCTGATGGCTATTTTAAATCTGGTGATATCGGTCTCATTACCCCGGAAGGATTTGTTCAGATTGTTGACCGCAAAAAAGACATGATCGTAGTGGCTGGTTACAAAGTGTTCCCAAATGATGTCGAAGATATTTTGTCGCAAATGCCGGGCATTAAAGAATCTGCAGTAATTGGCGTGCCTCATCGCAAGCTTGGTGAGATTGTGAAAGCTTTTGTAGTGAGATCGAATCATCACATTACAGAAGCGGATGTATTGCAATACTCCAAAGAACAACTGACCAGTTACAAGCGACCTAGGAAAATTGTATTTGTGAACGAGCTTCCTAAATCGAATGTTGGCAAAATACTACGCCGTGAGCTAAGAGATCTCTAGGCGTATTACTTTCTTGGTGTCTTGCCCACCATCTTTGCAGCTCTCAAGAAATCAAAGTCCACACCTTGATCTGCTTGAGTGACGGTATCAAGGAATAGCTTCTTGTAGCCACGCTCAGCAGTTGGCGAAGTAATGGGGTTGTCTTTCATGCGCTGAGCAAGCTCTTCATCAGAGATTAAAAGACTAATCTCCCGATTCTGAACGCTCAGACGAATGCGATCACCATTACGCACTTGTGCCAATGGGCCGCCGATAGCAGACTCCGGTGTGACGTGCAAAACGATCGTGCCAAAGGCTGTACCGCTCATACGGCCATCAGAGATGCGGACTATATCTTTAACGCCAGCACGTGCTAATTTCATGGGAATTGGAATATAGCCCGCTTCTGGCATGCCAGGCGCACCTTTAGGTCCAATATTCTTGAGTACCAAAATATCATCAGCCGTGACATCTAAGTCAGGGCTATCAATGCGATTGGCAAGGTCAGCAGCATCCACAAACACTACTGCACGTCCTTCATGCTCCATGAGTTTTTCATTGGCAGCAGATTGTTTGATAATCGCGCCACCAGGAGCTATGTTCCCGTGTAGCACGGCAATGCTGCCACGGGGATAAATCGGTTTATCAAATGGACGGACGACATCTTGTTTGAAGCTTGGTGGAGCAGCATCGATTTCCTCTCCAAGTGTTCTGCCGGAGACCGTCATTGCATCTAACTTTAATAATGGCTTGAGTTCACGCAGCAGGGTGGTCATACCGCCAGCATCATGGAAATTTTCCATATAGTGATCACCAGATGGCTTTAGATCTACCAATACTGGGGTCTCATCGCCCATCTTATCAAGGGCATCCAAATCAATTTCCAGACCCATGCGCCCCGCAATTGCGGCTAAGTGAACAATGCCATTGGTAGATCCGCCAATGGCCAGCAAAACACGCATGGCATTTTCAAAAGCATCTGCAGTTAACACTTTGTCGATGGTTAATCCTTCTTTCGCCATGTTGACTGCGCAAGTACCCGTTTCTTCAGCGATACGAATACGGTCAGCAGTGACTGCTGGTGGTGTTGCACCACCCGGGACGGTCATGCCGAGTGCTTCCGAGATACAAGCCATCGTGCTGGCAGTGCCCATGACAGAACAGGTGCCAACACTAGCCACCAACTGATCATTGACTTCATCTTTTTCAACTTCATCAATCTCGCCAGCGCGGAACTTGCCCCAGTAACGGCGGCAGTCAGTACAGGCGCCAACACGCTCACTACGATGTGAGCCCGTTAACATCGAACCGGTAATTAGCTGAATGGCTGGTAATCCCGCTGAAGCAGCACCCATCATTTGTGCGGGAACTGTTTTATCGCAGCCGCCAATCATGACCACCGCATCCATAGGCTGTGCACGGAGCATTTCTTCAGTGTCCATGGACATCAGGTTACGTAAGTACATGCTCGTAGGCGCAGCAAAACTTTCATGAATGGAGATGGTCGGAAACTCCATGGGCAGTCCACCTGCTAGCATCACACCGCGTTTAACCGCTTCTAATAGTTGGGGCATGTTGCCGTGACAAGGGTTGTATGCGCTACCAGTATTGATGATGCCAATGACAGGGCGGTCTAATGCGCTATTGGTATAGCCAGCACCCTTAATAAATGCTTTACGTAAAAATAATGAGAAGCCCTTATCTCCATAGCTAGTCAGGCCTTTGCGTAAACCGCTTTCAGTCGGATCTTTTGGCTTATTGCTCATCAATGTCTCACATCTTATTAATTGGTTTTATAGGGTGCTGCGCAATCTTAAAACCCATTGTAGCGATGGAATGGCGTGTTTACCTACAGGCCACCACCCCAACGATACTGCCAGGAAACGCCCAGGGCATCATAGCTTGTATTGCTACTGGAATAGACCCCTTTGCTGCCGGTTAAACGTATTGAGTTTTGCTTATTGATGGGGTAGGACAAAGTGCTGCCAAAACGCCAATTTTCTTGCGAACCATTAATTGCCGTACCGTTTACATACTTCTGTCCACCCATAAAATAAGTGGCATCAGCGGATATGTAAGCCGTGTTGGGAAAGTAATAAATAAAGTGACCTTCAGTTGAATAAATCGGATTTTGTGAGAGCGTATTCCCACCTAAAAAATTGGTATTACTGGTGTAGATGGTTGCCATTCCGGCAAGTTCCAAACGCCAGGGTCCAATAGCTTGAGATGCTCCGATTGCGGGCTGAAAAAGAGAGCGATTAGCGCCGACGTTGAGCATTTGCTCGCTGTTGTACTTACCCCATGGGATGGATGCAGCAAGGCTGGTAC
This genomic window contains:
- a CDS encoding phage holin family protein: MSQENLLSSIKGLASTGASIAQTRLELLSLDVQIARSKFISLLVMIISALFFLFFGLVMLALLIVIYSWETDRILALGLLTGAFLSVGVILAILITQSLRKMPKLFEASITELAKDREALSK
- a CDS encoding Smr/MutS family protein, producing the protein MRALFNQCPHCGSDNLPVLSSDTIELNIKQDGPYVDEALDRLTEYLRKSLDLGIKAIVLIHGYGSSGEGGRIKWAIHDALENNRYSDRVDEYYFGESVAFGSQAYHALLKRRPGLKPYLKRFKEGNAGMTVLLLGSQSRSA
- a CDS encoding CHAD domain-containing protein, whose product is MTVENTNEFEIKLLFPGDQLEAIEKLIISNGGIRRQHLQAAYIDTSDFALTRAGFAFRLRKEGRQWIQALKASTPNPLERLEHNVTLSAVGKEMPEWNLDLHQNHEAGQLLRKKCPNLKPDDLRVSYQTDIWRRKALIKTQLGSLEYALDSGFIYSQLNDRVSSIKVLELEIELKAGEPLDVLSHAKNLIKNHGAYIDTRSKSERGFLLANGLQASPAMRAKVISLNKAKNAQEIIVCLIDSCLQQVLANQSALNAGLDQYSEYLHQLRVGLRRLKVLFKYLARHDIHLGDEGLEAFKRAFDQLGSYRDGDYVTGTLNPILLSLGGPEIKLASIKELPNPCFITKNSEFQLLLVDVMSISYFGASISTDPKDRRGDKEEVRLVRKTINKLLDGGFSFVADRASRFSKLQDDQIHSVRKKMKFIRYSLEFFRDYCNKSKYAKFNKSIADALEYFGLFNDMCVAISRIEALTQDDPNMLFALGWLKAERQRVRSLCGKSLKKLVRMGPAWGA
- a CDS encoding DUF883 family protein, whose protein sequence is MTAKKLEQSLMHEVKSTGAEQLIGEFKSLMADAEALIQATEDHPGETISSIRNKALETLAGAKESLSSVEGQLLDKAKVAAEGADDFVHRNPWEAVGVAAGLGLLIGLFIGRR
- a CDS encoding transporter, translated to MLGFFCQQSQAQEIEARAYSNAPIGINFISGGIAQARSGSYTLVTEAASLTRIIDVFGQSGRISLLLPYAQLSGSGSANNQNMNASAEGLSDPVVKISTNLYGAPALSLEEFRHYQQDLIIGTSLAASIPWGKYNSEQMLNVGANRSLFQPAIGASQAIGPWRLELAGMATIYTSNTNFLGGNTLSQNPIYSTEGHFIYYFPNTAYISADATYFMGGQKYVNGTAINGSQENWRFGSTLSYPINKQNSIRLTGSKGVYSSSNTSYDALGVSWQYRWGGGL
- a CDS encoding YqjK-like family protein, encoding MSAQLKALESRQHQLKLQADRERKAFAEHFEAWEKPLSWADKGVDAVHFLKNNPVLWTSAFAALAHYKPKLASKVLAVGWGAMKIVKSAKKLL
- a CDS encoding adenine phosphoribosyltransferase; protein product: MNLLDYLPGVPDFPKPGVLFRDISPLLADPSAFKEAIRQLDDLAKQFDYTHILGIESRGFIFGSALAHHSHKGLALARKPNKLPLASHREAYGLEYGKDSLEIQQSTLPSDARVLLMDDVLATGGTIIAADKLIRSAGFEVVGAITLLEITFLNGSELLNQHGISHQSVLKS
- a CDS encoding IlvD/Edd family dehydratase encodes the protein MSNKPKDPTESGLRKGLTSYGDKGFSLFLRKAFIKGAGYTNSALDRPVIGIINTGSAYNPCHGNMPQLLEAVKRGVMLAGGLPMEFPTISIHESFAAPTSMYLRNLMSMDTEEMLRAQPMDAVVMIGGCDKTVPAQMMGAASAGLPAIQLITGSMLTGSHRSERVGACTDCRRYWGKFRAGEIDEVEKDEVNDQLVASVGTCSVMGTASTMACISEALGMTVPGGATPPAVTADRIRIAEETGTCAVNMAKEGLTIDKVLTADAFENAMRVLLAIGGSTNGIVHLAAIAGRMGLEIDLDALDKMGDETPVLVDLKPSGDHYMENFHDAGGMTTLLRELKPLLKLDAMTVSGRTLGEEIDAAPPSFKQDVVRPFDKPIYPRGSIAVLHGNIAPGGAIIKQSAANEKLMEHEGRAVVFVDAADLANRIDSPDLDVTADDILVLKNIGPKGAPGMPEAGYIPIPMKLARAGVKDIVRISDGRMSGTAFGTIVLHVTPESAIGGPLAQVRNGDRIRLSVQNREISLLISDEELAQRMKDNPITSPTAERGYKKLFLDTVTQADQGVDFDFLRAAKMVGKTPRK
- a CDS encoding alpha/beta fold hydrolase — encoded protein: MKALKSIGQRNIDGCDFMKKNILDVLKEIKAGVIKSIQLNSQKPVTTIAQDVHDVEICVHEPAIEFVPIEDNSVISCQPLRMAVSTPPETRFFKIEDPEYPRKIAYTVSGDMDGDNILICLPGLLETKESFMVIHAYFLKFENCKVISVDFSGRGESDYIKEYGDYKMSLYLSDISKLIQGAILNEGRSKKKITVLGTSMGGVLAMYLTKILSKKIDGIILNDIALTVNWTSLYALYKSMKNDLGFKEVRELAKDLSVDLKAISDVQLPGHFDLSYKADVWGMNFHEALEGFKGKVGLIYGAESKICTKQRVEGAKSFIPQIETLEVPNAGHPAPFNLLVCDFIQSQIGV
- a CDS encoding 5'-methylthioadenosine nucleosidase, whose translation is MKTELLIITALESELKRAALPSSVEIVYSGIGKINAAITSLNAIQQFSPKRIINFGTVGKINPDLHGLLEIGKVIQRDMDAEPLAPRGSTPFCPRPQEYLSTGQFLCGSGDSFVTGRDPWLLSQGVDVVDMELYAIAAIAYDHHIPWQSFKYITDDANENSGDDWQSKVHHGQELFLEKLMQMID
- a CDS encoding SHOCT domain-containing protein; the encoded protein is MIKKTALSLVSASLISMGCTTTVPNAVPVAQAGDSTLSCDAITNEMQQMIAAQLQANGDKNRQTGTNAALGVAGIFTLGIPWFFMNIGDTPTIEERAARARYERLQQMGIDRNCPPAPYQPANTSQASDQATPAPAVAPVAPIASSAPTSVSSGSNVNNSSALKTLEELNVMLQKGLITTQEYNKKKAEILKNM
- a CDS encoding AMP-binding protein: MNASKPWLKHYPEGVPHELGPLSHSSLSEFIDECFDRFPNRQLIESMGTFFTYRQINQLSTEFATYLQSLQLEKGARVALMYPNVVEYVIAMIGTLKAGFVVVNINPLYTARELEAQLQDSGASVLVLMENFASTYQQIKAPFALKTVIVSSPGELLGLKGHVINWVARHIKKMIPHWEFPHTQFKEALKIGGGKTFVRPQIGLDDIAFLQYTGGTTGVSKGAVLLHRNILSNVMQIEAWLKPALKSRPDQQLVFLCALPLTHIFALTACAMLGLAKGGLLVMVANPRDIKGFIKMLAKHPNIHIFPGVNTLFHALIHRPEFKKVKLPNLLVTIGGGMAVQKKTADHWQAITGVPIAQGYGLSETSPVVCVNSPLEQHFTGHIGPPITGTDVAILGEDGVMLPHGTPGEICIRGPQVMAGYWNNPEETSLCMTADGYFKSGDIGLITPEGFVQIVDRKKDMIVVAGYKVFPNDVEDILSQMPGIKESAVIGVPHRKLGEIVKAFVVRSNHHITEADVLQYSKEQLTSYKRPRKIVFVNELPKSNVGKILRRELRDL